Proteins co-encoded in one Metabacillus sp. KUDC1714 genomic window:
- a CDS encoding glycosyltransferase family 2 protein, with amino-acid sequence MEIEVSIIIPSYNRYPQNMLTLYSLQNQTFDPSKMEVILIDDGSTDETFQIPNKFHPPFTFKYFKCENNMGRSKARNIGIEKANGKIIVFLDAEMIVNPDFVQNHYQYHQINKKLVLTGALGYHSLFSFIFPQFNKEELNRIARFVQGDRVFLKRFRTYSKTKRPIQMIFKEDIDTLRFQKLSYFSQSSLDQKTISLFGEELTGFQLPWIAFLTGNVSLRKELLQTAGHFDETFIGWGFEDWELGYRLYKCGATFSYKQNVASYHQEHPVTNHHNWQASLKNFYLFQQKHKDIDVLVIAFILMGQYDRLEIHEILKEYKRLEKEYPDKFFDFKDSILSLLKAASKLLVEEKPLENLFVAADNHHRKKHAQSDRNAVHSLGEFNKLVNAFDFLICL; translated from the coding sequence GTGGAAATTGAAGTAAGTATCATTATACCATCTTATAATCGGTATCCACAAAACATGCTTACTCTTTATTCATTACAAAACCAAACTTTTGATCCATCTAAAATGGAAGTTATTTTAATTGACGACGGCTCAACCGATGAGACATTTCAAATCCCCAATAAATTTCATCCTCCTTTTACATTTAAATATTTCAAATGTGAAAATAATATGGGTCGTTCTAAGGCAAGAAATATTGGTATTGAGAAAGCAAATGGGAAAATCATTGTTTTTTTAGATGCTGAAATGATTGTGAACCCGGATTTTGTACAAAACCATTATCAATATCATCAAATCAATAAAAAATTGGTATTAACTGGAGCTCTTGGGTACCATTCTTTGTTTTCATTTATTTTTCCACAATTTAATAAAGAAGAGTTAAATCGAATTGCTAGATTTGTACAGGGTGATAGAGTTTTTTTAAAACGATTTCGAACCTATTCTAAAACCAAGCGTCCAATTCAAATGATTTTTAAAGAGGATATTGATACGTTAAGATTTCAAAAGCTTTCTTATTTTTCCCAATCGTCTCTTGATCAAAAAACGATTTCATTGTTTGGTGAAGAATTGACTGGATTTCAATTACCTTGGATAGCCTTTTTAACTGGAAATGTTTCGTTACGAAAAGAGCTACTACAGACTGCTGGTCATTTTGACGAGACATTCATTGGATGGGGGTTCGAAGATTGGGAGCTTGGATATCGGCTATATAAATGCGGAGCTACATTTTCCTATAAACAAAATGTAGCAAGTTATCACCAAGAACATCCTGTAACAAATCATCATAATTGGCAAGCTTCCCTAAAAAACTTTTATCTATTCCAACAAAAGCATAAAGATATTGATGTTTTGGTCATTGCATTCATTTTAATGGGTCAATATGATCGATTGGAAATCCATGAGATTTTAAAAGAATATAAAAGATTGGAAAAGGAATATCCCGACAAATTTTTCGATTTTAAAGATAGTATTCTATCGTTATTGAAGGCTGCTTCTAAACTTTTAGTAGAAGAGAAACCACTTGAAAATCTGTTTGTAGCAGCAGACAATCATCATAGAAAAAAGCATGCACAGTCTGATCGAAATGCTGTTCATTCCTTAGGGGAATTCAATAAATTGGTCAATGCTTTTGATTTTTTAATCTGTTTATAA
- a CDS encoding glycosyltransferase family 2 protein, protein MEIEISIIIPSYNRYPQNLLTLYSLENQTFDSSKMEVILIDDGSTDETPEIPKQFKPSFLFKYIRNEENYGRSRARNVGIERSLGKTIIFLDAEMIVDPDFVQNHYNYQQNNTNLVLSGGPYHKRVYSCFYPEFTKEQHHQIKSLLKNIIKAKIPLSEKVLSLKNGNLVQLLSKQDILSKKYQLLAFESPYLSEIFKQYGDKLNGYNLPWVLFLSGFVSIPRNLLQKVGGFDEGFKGWGFEDWELGYRLYQAGATFRCDSNVSGYHQEHPVSYDELYRDLYKNYLRYQRKHQSFEVCIHVLFLMNKINRIQENLVVGDYKLLCQSFPDSFQHFKNGFLTVLKELAVLMADQKPINRLLNRLDIEDPIKWKHLLLSERNKIKSLNQYPHLIQVFDNISILL, encoded by the coding sequence TTGGAGATAGAAATAAGTATTATTATTCCTTCCTATAATCGTTATCCTCAAAATTTACTAACACTATACTCATTAGAGAACCAAACCTTTGATTCATCAAAAATGGAAGTCATACTTATAGATGATGGTTCAACAGACGAAACTCCTGAAATACCTAAGCAGTTCAAACCTTCTTTCTTATTCAAATATATACGAAACGAGGAAAATTACGGGCGATCCAGAGCTAGGAATGTCGGTATCGAGAGATCATTAGGAAAAACAATTATATTTTTAGATGCTGAAATGATTGTTGATCCTGATTTTGTACAAAATCATTATAATTATCAACAGAATAACACAAATTTGGTTTTATCAGGTGGGCCGTATCATAAACGTGTGTATTCATGCTTTTATCCTGAATTTACAAAAGAGCAACATCACCAAATTAAGTCTTTACTAAAAAATATAATAAAAGCAAAAATTCCCCTTTCTGAAAAAGTGCTTTCCTTAAAGAATGGTAATCTGGTTCAGTTGTTATCAAAACAGGACATTTTATCTAAGAAATATCAGCTGTTAGCATTCGAATCACCATATTTATCAGAAATTTTTAAACAATATGGTGATAAATTAAATGGTTATAATCTACCATGGGTTTTATTTTTGAGTGGTTTTGTTTCAATCCCACGAAACCTTCTTCAAAAAGTCGGAGGGTTTGACGAAGGGTTTAAAGGATGGGGATTTGAGGATTGGGAGCTTGGATATCGACTTTATCAGGCTGGAGCAACATTCCGTTGCGATTCAAATGTTTCTGGTTATCACCAGGAGCACCCCGTTTCATATGACGAACTTTACAGGGATTTGTACAAAAACTATCTTCGGTACCAAAGAAAACATCAAAGTTTCGAAGTCTGTATACATGTATTGTTTCTAATGAATAAAATAAATAGAATACAAGAAAATCTTGTGGTAGGTGACTACAAATTACTATGTCAAAGTTTTCCGGACAGTTTTCAACATTTTAAAAATGGATTTCTAACAGTGTTAAAAGAACTGGCTGTTCTAATGGCAGATCAAAAACCTATTAATCGATTATTGAATAGATTGGACATTGAAGATCCAATAAAATGGAAACATTTATTGCTTTCTGAACGAAATAAAATTAAATCTCTTAACCAATATCCTCACTTAATTCAAGTATTTGATAACATTTCTATTTTATTATAA
- a CDS encoding phospho-sugar mutase, translating to MTWKKKVENWLSYKLLDKELRELLLEMQNDEKVLEDSFYKNLEFGTGGIRGEIGPGTNRMNIYTVRKAAKGLADYIVEQGEEAKRRGVVIAYDSRHKSPGFALEVAKTVGQQGIKVCIFDELRPTPELSFAVRYLNAYAGVVITASHNPPEYNGFKVYGEDGGQIPPTAANKIIQFVEGVENELTVEVIEEKELLISGLLSYIGEDIYTAYLEKLMTIQLNSNMVDKFKRDLKIVFTPLHGSSNKPVIAGLKAFGFENITVVKEQEKPDPNFSTVTSPNPEEHAAFELAIQYGKQIDADILMATDPDGDRLGVAVKNEKGNYVILTGNQMGALMLYYMLSQKKERGILPKNGVVIKTIVTSEIGRVIADDFGLKTVDTLTGFKYIGEKIKEFEQTKNHIFQFGYEESYGYLISDFVRDKDAIQSAVFAAEVAAYYKGQGKSLYQGLIEIYKKYGFYKEYLKSLTLKGKEGKKQISNILTSFRKNPPEEIAGLTISVIEDYQSSKRLNLLTGEEAFIKLPSSNVLKFHLADLSWVAIRPSGTEPKAKFYFSVKSTSLNESEKLLMRLENDVMKIVKDIISF from the coding sequence ATGACATGGAAAAAGAAAGTTGAAAATTGGCTTTCTTATAAACTATTGGATAAAGAATTAAGAGAGTTATTACTAGAAATGCAGAATGATGAGAAGGTATTAGAAGACAGTTTTTACAAAAATTTAGAATTTGGTACAGGCGGTATTCGTGGAGAAATAGGACCTGGGACAAATCGTATGAATATCTATACAGTCCGTAAAGCGGCTAAAGGCTTAGCTGATTACATTGTTGAGCAAGGCGAAGAAGCAAAAAGACGTGGTGTGGTCATTGCGTATGATTCCCGGCATAAGTCACCTGGATTTGCGCTAGAAGTAGCAAAAACAGTTGGCCAACAGGGAATAAAGGTCTGCATTTTTGATGAGCTGCGTCCGACACCTGAATTATCATTCGCAGTTCGTTATTTAAACGCTTATGCAGGTGTCGTTATTACTGCAAGTCATAATCCACCAGAATATAACGGTTTCAAAGTGTATGGAGAAGATGGAGGGCAAATTCCTCCAACAGCAGCTAACAAAATCATTCAGTTTGTCGAAGGAGTTGAAAATGAGTTAACAGTTGAAGTAATAGAAGAAAAAGAATTATTGATTAGTGGTTTATTATCTTACATTGGTGAGGATATTTACACTGCTTATCTTGAAAAGCTGATGACTATCCAATTGAACAGCAATATGGTTGATAAATTCAAAAGAGATTTAAAAATTGTTTTTACTCCACTTCACGGTTCATCAAATAAACCTGTTATTGCAGGTTTAAAAGCATTCGGTTTTGAAAATATTACAGTTGTTAAAGAGCAAGAAAAGCCAGATCCGAACTTTTCAACTGTGACTTCACCAAACCCAGAAGAACACGCAGCATTTGAATTGGCTATTCAATATGGAAAACAAATTGACGCTGATATTTTAATGGCGACCGATCCAGATGGTGACCGCCTAGGTGTTGCTGTGAAAAATGAGAAAGGCAATTACGTCATTTTAACCGGTAATCAAATGGGAGCCTTAATGCTTTATTATATGTTGTCTCAAAAAAAAGAAAGAGGGATACTACCTAAAAACGGTGTTGTAATTAAAACGATAGTGACTTCAGAAATTGGACGTGTCATCGCTGATGATTTTGGATTAAAAACCGTCGATACTTTAACTGGCTTCAAATATATTGGCGAAAAAATCAAGGAATTTGAACAAACAAAAAATCATATATTCCAATTTGGTTATGAAGAAAGCTATGGCTATTTAATCAGTGACTTTGTTCGTGATAAAGATGCTATCCAATCTGCCGTTTTTGCAGCTGAAGTCGCTGCTTACTATAAAGGACAAGGCAAATCATTATATCAAGGGCTTATTGAAATTTATAAGAAATACGGTTTCTACAAAGAGTATTTAAAATCATTAACATTAAAAGGAAAAGAAGGTAAAAAGCAAATCTCCAACATTTTAACTTCATTTAGAAAGAATCCGCCAGAAGAAATTGCTGGACTTACAATATCTGTTATAGAAGACTATCAATCAAGTAAACGTTTAAACCTTTTGACTGGAGAGGAAGCTTTTATAAAACTCCCCTCATCAAATGTATTAAAATTCCATTTAGCGGATCTTTCATGGGTTGCTATACGTCCTTCTGGAACAGAGCCAAAAGCTAAGTTTTATTTTTCAGTTAAAAGCACTTCACTGAATGAAAGTGAAAAGTTATTGATGAGACTAGAAAACGATGTGATGAAGATAGTAAAAGATATTATTTCTTTTTGA
- a CDS encoding DUF421 domain-containing protein yields MPSWIEVIIRSTLLILGLFFITKLLGKKQLSKLSFFEYILGITVGDIAGTLSMDIELHVINGVVSILIWTLFPIIISIFSLKSKKFRDIVEGKATTFIQDGKILEENLRNEKYSTDELLEQLRKRDVFNVSDVEFAILETNGELSVLLKKEMQAVKWGDLFPDGSSDKVPLTVIMDGTYLNETIYSAGYSIDWIRNKLKLKCANVEDVFLGQVDSSGNLYLDYYDDDKQQ; encoded by the coding sequence ATGCCGAGTTGGATTGAGGTAATCATTCGTTCGACCCTACTAATTTTAGGGCTTTTTTTCATTACTAAGCTTTTGGGGAAAAAGCAGTTATCGAAGCTGTCTTTTTTTGAATATATTTTAGGAATTACAGTAGGTGATATTGCTGGAACACTCTCAATGGATATTGAATTACATGTAATAAATGGTGTAGTCTCAATTCTTATCTGGACGTTATTTCCAATTATTATTTCGATCTTTTCATTAAAAAGTAAAAAATTTCGAGACATTGTTGAAGGAAAGGCAACGACATTTATCCAAGATGGGAAAATACTGGAGGAAAATCTCAGGAATGAAAAATATAGTACAGATGAATTACTTGAACAACTTCGCAAAAGAGATGTTTTTAACGTTTCAGATGTCGAGTTTGCTATTCTTGAAACAAATGGTGAATTAAGTGTCCTGTTAAAAAAAGAAATGCAAGCTGTGAAATGGGGAGATCTCTTTCCAGATGGTTCCTCTGATAAGGTCCCACTAACAGTAATTATGGACGGAACTTATCTAAATGAGACAATATATAGTGCGGGATATAGTATAGATTGGATAAGAAATAAGCTAAAACTTAAATGTGCAAATGTAGAAGATGTCTTTTTAGGTCAGGTTGATTCGTCTGGGAATTTATATTTAGATTACTATGATGACGACAAGCAACAGTAG
- a CDS encoding YjcZ family sporulation protein, giving the protein MGYGYGGGNYGYGGGGYYGSTFVLIVVLFILLIIVGASFYN; this is encoded by the coding sequence ATGGGTTACGGTTACGGTGGTGGTAACTATGGTTATGGTGGTGGCGGTTATTACGGCAGCACATTTGTGTTAATTGTTGTATTGTTCATCTTATTAATCATTGTAGGTGCATCTTTCTATAACTAA
- a CDS encoding stage VI sporulation protein F, with protein sequence MDNKFFKNLENKTGVNMNDVFSLANSLQGANFKDEKTVRNVIQRVSQIANKPVSKQMEDKIVNSIVNGNEKLDFNTISKMINKK encoded by the coding sequence ATGGATAATAAATTTTTCAAAAACCTTGAGAATAAAACAGGAGTAAACATGAATGATGTTTTTTCTTTGGCTAATTCTTTACAGGGTGCAAACTTTAAAGATGAAAAAACTGTCCGAAATGTGATCCAACGAGTTTCTCAAATTGCCAACAAACCAGTTTCAAAGCAAATGGAAGATAAAATTGTTAATTCCATTGTCAATGGTAATGAAAAGTTAGATTTTAATACAATTTCAAAAATGATAAACAAAAAGTAA
- a CDS encoding GTP pyrophosphokinase has protein sequence MRQVRTGLEEWRNFLLIYKFALDEINTKLKILNEEFKFVHQHNPIEHIKSRIKDPASIIRKLQRKGLTLTKEKAVKHIHDLAGVRIICAFVSDIYKIYDMISGQDDITILKVKDYLKEPKPNGYKSLHLLVEIPVFLSNLTEQVKVEIQIRTIAMDFWASLEHKIYYKYDKSVPVHVKDELKEAAEMAQFLDHKMKRIHDEMMVYKVKEKLEITRVII, from the coding sequence TTGAGACAAGTTAGGACTGGGTTAGAAGAATGGAGAAATTTCTTATTAATCTATAAATTTGCATTGGATGAAATCAATACGAAATTGAAAATCCTTAATGAGGAGTTTAAATTTGTACATCAGCATAATCCAATTGAACATATTAAATCTAGAATAAAAGATCCAGCAAGTATAATAAGAAAGCTGCAAAGGAAGGGTCTTACTTTGACGAAAGAAAAAGCGGTGAAACATATTCATGACCTTGCTGGTGTACGGATCATCTGCGCATTTGTATCTGATATTTATAAGATTTATGACATGATTTCTGGTCAAGATGATATTACAATTTTAAAAGTAAAGGATTATCTTAAGGAACCAAAGCCAAATGGATATAAAAGTCTACACTTACTGGTTGAAATTCCTGTTTTTTTATCAAATCTAACTGAACAAGTTAAAGTTGAAATCCAAATTCGCACAATCGCAATGGATTTTTGGGCAAGCCTAGAACATAAAATTTATTATAAATATGATAAATCAGTACCTGTGCATGTAAAAGATGAACTAAAAGAAGCTGCGGAAATGGCCCAGTTTTTGGATCATAAAATGAAGAGGATTCACGATGAAATGATGGTGTATAAAGTGAAGGAGAAACTAGAGATAACTCGAGTTATTATCTAG
- a CDS encoding ATP-dependent helicase, which translates to MKVAKMNEFDLSLENLPREDYQRIYEASLKDNVSCKACGLPVKLYLGLNKPPFFYHTNKEDNLRCTDIVSSPPIQSISTQQPNLECEYSEQNGFRIPKSRSIATLEKPTVTEWQEPQVLKGRTPFTLKSKTPSSLLGIPLDVEQKEAVTTIEGPLLILAGAGSGKTRVLTTRALYMMEEKAIDPTSMMLVTFTAKAAREMHERLIKHTRLTANQLNQLVIGTFHSIFYKMLLHDNREKWNGQHLLKWDWQKESYLKQACREMGIDEKDFPFDQAIQQIGYWKNTMKTPTDIHPADEWEEKALSLYNYYEEQKRERGQFDFDDMLVKCYEMLRENPSVLEAYQKRFRYFLIDEFQDINPVQYKLIKLLSNHTNNICGVGDDDQTIYSFRGSEPSFILNFKEEYPEATIITLSSNYRSDHHIVSSANEVISKNKQRLSKKMYAQFQTDQLPVCFSPYDEEEEATLIVNDIKEKIEAGALPKEFVILYRTHTGGRAVFERFVQSSIPFVIEKEQSSFYERKMVRGVLSYLRLSVDPDDSSALTELIRALFLKQSVLNDVKALSILHDCSLVDALLYLNGLHAFQMAKLKKIVPKISALTKDKPASAIQTIEKELGFNDYLKKLGNEGNTIDKGSDDLNDLKVVAKKFSTVTEFLQHTDHMTLTQKALKGQKQATEAGVQLMTIHRSKGLEYKYVYIVGAVDGSIPHDFALESARKGNYEFLEEERRLLYVAMTRAKEHLFISTPSKRRGRKAVASRFLKTLF; encoded by the coding sequence ATGAAAGTTGCAAAAATGAATGAATTTGATCTATCTTTAGAAAATTTGCCTCGAGAAGATTATCAGCGTATCTATGAAGCTAGCCTTAAAGACAACGTAAGTTGCAAAGCTTGTGGGTTGCCAGTTAAATTATATCTTGGATTGAACAAGCCACCCTTTTTCTACCACACGAACAAAGAAGATAACCTAAGGTGTACGGATATCGTTAGCAGTCCTCCTATTCAATCGATTTCAACACAACAACCTAACTTAGAATGCGAATATTCTGAACAAAACGGTTTTCGAATTCCTAAATCTAGGTCGATTGCAACACTTGAAAAGCCCACTGTAACAGAATGGCAAGAGCCACAGGTTCTAAAAGGGCGAACACCTTTCACACTCAAAAGCAAAACACCTTCATCACTACTCGGGATTCCTCTCGATGTTGAACAAAAAGAAGCTGTAACGACAATAGAGGGGCCACTTCTAATCCTAGCTGGTGCAGGAAGTGGAAAAACGCGTGTCCTTACAACAAGGGCGCTATATATGATGGAAGAAAAAGCAATTGATCCAACCTCAATGATGCTTGTTACCTTTACAGCAAAAGCAGCACGAGAAATGCATGAACGCCTTATCAAGCACACAAGGCTAACAGCAAACCAACTAAACCAGCTTGTCATTGGAACCTTCCACAGTATCTTTTACAAAATGCTACTTCATGACAACAGAGAAAAGTGGAATGGACAGCATTTACTAAAATGGGATTGGCAAAAGGAAAGCTACCTTAAACAAGCATGCAGAGAAATGGGTATTGATGAAAAGGATTTTCCTTTTGACCAAGCGATCCAACAAATCGGGTATTGGAAAAATACGATGAAAACTCCTACCGATATCCATCCTGCTGATGAGTGGGAAGAAAAGGCATTATCTCTCTACAATTATTATGAAGAGCAAAAGCGTGAGCGTGGCCAATTCGATTTCGATGATATGCTAGTAAAATGCTATGAAATGTTAAGAGAAAATCCTAGTGTACTAGAAGCCTATCAGAAGCGATTTCGCTATTTTCTAATCGATGAATTTCAGGATATCAATCCAGTTCAATATAAGCTTATTAAGCTATTATCCAATCATACAAATAATATATGCGGTGTTGGCGATGATGATCAAACAATTTATAGCTTCAGAGGAAGCGAGCCATCCTTTATTCTGAATTTTAAAGAGGAATACCCTGAAGCTACTATTATTACGCTTTCCTCAAATTATCGATCAGATCATCATATTGTTTCCTCTGCAAATGAAGTGATTTCGAAAAATAAACAGCGCTTAAGCAAAAAGATGTACGCTCAATTCCAGACAGATCAATTACCTGTTTGTTTTTCTCCATATGATGAAGAAGAAGAAGCAACCTTGATTGTCAATGATATTAAAGAAAAAATTGAAGCTGGTGCATTGCCTAAAGAGTTTGTGATTTTATACCGAACACATACTGGCGGACGAGCAGTTTTTGAACGATTTGTTCAATCAAGTATCCCATTCGTCATTGAAAAAGAGCAGAGTTCATTCTATGAACGAAAAATGGTTCGTGGTGTTCTAAGTTACTTACGACTTAGTGTCGATCCTGATGATTCATCGGCATTAACCGAACTAATTCGCGCTTTATTTTTAAAACAATCTGTTCTTAATGATGTGAAGGCCTTATCCATTCTTCATGATTGCTCACTTGTTGATGCTTTATTATATTTAAATGGGCTTCATGCATTTCAAATGGCAAAGCTCAAAAAAATTGTTCCAAAAATCAGCGCTTTGACAAAAGATAAGCCTGCTAGCGCAATTCAAACCATCGAAAAAGAACTTGGTTTCAATGACTATCTTAAAAAACTAGGTAATGAAGGCAATACAATCGACAAAGGTTCGGATGATCTTAACGATTTAAAAGTAGTCGCGAAGAAATTTTCTACTGTTACAGAATTTCTTCAACATACTGATCATATGACCTTAACTCAAAAAGCATTAAAAGGACAAAAACAGGCAACCGAAGCTGGTGTTCAGCTTATGACGATTCATCGATCAAAAGGTCTAGAGTATAAATATGTATATATCGTAGGGGCTGTAGATGGCTCTATTCCTCATGATTTTGCACTAGAGTCTGCTAGAAAAGGAAACTATGAATTCCTAGAGGAGGAACGTCGCTTACTATATGTAGCGATGACACGTGCAAAAGAACATTTATTCATCTCGACTCCTTCTAAAAGACGAGGAAGAAAAGCTGTAGCTTCAAGGTTTCTTAAGACTTTATTTTAA
- a CDS encoding YetF domain-containing protein, which yields MHYAQISIELVLGFIALFVITKILGKTQITQITTFDFISALVLGELVGNAIFDDKVGVVRIIYAVVIWGLLIFILEMITQKWSSTRGLLEGRPTIIIHKGKILKESLKKSKLDVNQLQHLVRSKGVFSIRELEYAVLETDGTVSILKKAPYETPSKKDLQVILEQVNLPITFISDGKVIKDNLIEAGFNMTWLEQQLKQHNIFRVEEVMFAEWLEGSGLHVQSF from the coding sequence ATGCATTATGCACAAATTTCCATTGAGTTAGTTTTAGGGTTCATTGCACTTTTTGTAATTACAAAAATATTAGGTAAAACACAAATTACCCAAATTACTACATTTGATTTTATTTCGGCATTAGTTTTAGGAGAACTTGTCGGTAATGCAATTTTTGATGATAAGGTTGGAGTTGTCAGAATCATTTATGCGGTTGTAATCTGGGGACTGCTCATTTTCATTTTGGAAATGATTACACAAAAGTGGAGTAGTACACGAGGCTTATTAGAAGGTAGGCCTACGATTATCATTCATAAAGGGAAAATTTTAAAAGAAAGTCTAAAAAAGAGTAAGCTAGATGTCAATCAGCTACAGCATCTAGTTAGGTCCAAAGGTGTATTCTCTATCCGCGAGCTAGAGTACGCAGTTCTTGAAACAGATGGAACGGTCAGTATATTAAAAAAAGCTCCTTACGAAACACCTTCCAAAAAAGATCTACAAGTGATTCTTGAACAAGTTAATCTTCCAATCACCTTTATTAGTGATGGCAAGGTCATTAAAGACAACCTTATAGAAGCTGGTTTTAATATGACCTGGTTAGAACAACAGCTAAAACAACACAACATTTTTCGTGTTGAAGAAGTCATGTTCGCTGAATGGCTAGAAGGTTCAGGTTTGCACGTTCAATCCTTTTAA
- a CDS encoding DUF3231 family protein: MSESHTQLTAPEIASLWTAYLNTSMSVCVVGHMLKHIEDPEIKKAIQTTYNIFNENLKILSDIFQKDNFAIPNGFTNDDVKMDAPKIFSDSFCLIYVNHMSKLAMLAFSGFVSVSVRYDIRTMFTNGLSDVSNLYNQTIEIALSKGIFVRAPYIDVPAKTDYIDNKKYLGGINPFTKERPLNAIEISHLFLNIQTNSIGIGLCLSFAQTSQNKDVQEYMLRGKEISYKHVQIFTSALAESNLVSPGSPNISITDSTSQIFSEKLMMFHMAQLSAAGTGNYATAAAASQRYDLIVNYERLSVEIGQFAKSGAEIMIKNQWLEEPPGMKDREKLARKEES; this comes from the coding sequence ATGTCAGAGAGTCATACACAGCTTACAGCACCAGAAATTGCTTCTCTCTGGACTGCATATTTAAATACAAGTATGAGTGTATGTGTTGTAGGACATATGTTGAAACATATTGAGGATCCAGAAATAAAAAAAGCGATTCAGACTACGTATAACATATTTAATGAGAATCTAAAAATCCTTTCAGATATTTTTCAAAAGGATAATTTTGCAATACCAAACGGTTTTACAAATGATGATGTAAAAATGGATGCACCAAAGATATTTTCTGATTCATTTTGTCTTATCTATGTGAACCATATGTCGAAATTAGCGATGCTTGCGTTTAGTGGCTTCGTTTCTGTCAGTGTAAGATATGATATACGAACAATGTTTACCAATGGACTTTCTGACGTTTCAAACTTATATAATCAGACAATAGAAATTGCCCTTTCGAAAGGGATTTTTGTTAGAGCCCCTTATATAGATGTACCAGCTAAAACAGATTATATAGATAATAAGAAGTATTTAGGTGGTATAAATCCATTTACAAAGGAAAGACCGCTAAATGCAATCGAAATTTCGCATCTGTTTTTGAATATCCAAACCAATTCGATTGGAATTGGATTATGTTTAAGCTTTGCACAAACATCACAAAATAAAGATGTTCAAGAGTATATGTTAAGAGGAAAAGAAATTTCATATAAGCATGTTCAGATCTTTACATCAGCTTTAGCAGAAAGCAATCTTGTTTCACCTGGCTCGCCGAATATTAGTATTACGGATTCAACATCACAAATTTTTTCAGAGAAACTAATGATGTTTCACATGGCTCAGTTAAGTGCTGCTGGTACGGGTAACTACGCTACGGCAGCTGCGGCAAGTCAAAGATATGACCTTATTGTTAATTATGAACGTCTATCAGTTGAAATAGGTCAATTTGCAAAATCTGGAGCTGAAATCATGATAAAAAATCAGTGGCTTGAGGAGCCACCAGGAATGAAGGATCGGGAAAAATTGGCGAGAAAAGAAGAAAGCTAA
- a CDS encoding GNAT family N-acetyltransferase, whose translation MNVKQVTTKDQLEDAYSVRRTVFVDEQQVPEEEEIDQFEDDATHIVLYDNEVPVGAARLRVLDGIGKLERICVLSSSRKNGAGKLLVNKLEEIAIEQGVSKLKLNAQTHAIPFYERLGYETVSDIFMDAGIPHVTMIKHAN comes from the coding sequence TTGAACGTTAAGCAAGTTACAACTAAAGACCAACTCGAGGATGCCTATTCAGTAAGACGCACAGTATTTGTTGATGAACAACAAGTTCCCGAAGAAGAAGAAATTGATCAATTTGAAGATGACGCTACACATATTGTCTTATATGACAATGAAGTGCCAGTTGGTGCCGCTCGTCTTCGTGTATTAGATGGGATTGGGAAACTTGAAAGAATTTGCGTTCTTTCATCCAGCAGAAAAAATGGTGCTGGCAAATTACTTGTTAACAAGTTAGAAGAAATTGCAATCGAACAAGGTGTCAGCAAACTTAAGTTAAATGCACAGACACACGCAATTCCATTTTATGAACGATTAGGGTATGAAACTGTATCTGATATTTTTATGGATGCTGGTATCCCACACGTTACAATGATTAAACATGCTAATTGA